The following are encoded in a window of Ricinus communis isolate WT05 ecotype wild-type chromosome 4, ASM1957865v1, whole genome shotgun sequence genomic DNA:
- the LOC8258167 gene encoding dnaJ homolog subfamily B member 1, which produces MGVDYYNILKVNRNASEDDLKRAYKRLAMIWHPDKNPSPKRREAEAKFKQISEAYDVLTDPYKRQIYDLYGEEALKSGQFPPPPPSSSSSSSSSSSSSSSRHYYQRQQHPNPSSFRNAEDIYEEFFGSEGGGGFFNRSKTNYYNGNAHGETRKAAAIENVLPCSLEELFKGARKKMRILRDVYDASGKVRTLEEILTIEIKPGWKKGTKITFPEKGNQEPGIIPADLIFVVDEKQHAIYKRDGNDLVVNQEITLLEALTGKTLDLTTLDGRDLMIPLTDIVKPGAEVVVPNEGMPISREPGKKGNLRIKIDVRYPSRLTSEQKSELRRVLGGIS; this is translated from the exons ATGGGAGTagattattataacatactaaaaGTGAACAGGAATGCGAGCGAAGACGACCTCAAAAGAGCATACAAGAGACTGGCAATGATATGGCATCCCGACAAAAACCCTAGCCCTAAAAGAAGAGAAGCTGAGGCTAAATTCAAACAGATATCCGAGGCCTACGATGTGCTCACCGATCCATATAAACGTCAGATCTACGATTTGTACGGCGAAGAGGCTTTGAAATCCGGTCAGtttcctcctcctcctccttcctcctcctcctcctcctcctcgtCGTCGTCTTCGTCTTCTTCGAGGCATTATTACCAGAGACAGCAGCATCCCAATCCCTCGTCGTTTAGGAATGCCGAGGATATTTATGAGGAGTTTTTTGGATCGGAGGGTGGCGGTGGTTTTTTTAATAGGAGTAAGACGAATTATTATAATGGAAATGCACATGGAGAAACGAGAAAAGCTGCTGCTATTGAAAATGTATTGCCGTGTAGCTTGGAGGAGTTGTTTAAAGGTGCTAGGAAGAAAATGCGCATTTTGAGAGATGTATATGATGCTTCTGG TAAGGTTCGAACTCTTGAAGAAATACTGACAATTGAGATAAAACCTGGTTGGAAGAAGGGCACAAAAATCACATTTCCTGAGAAGGGTAACCAGGAGCCTGGCATTATTCCTGCAGATCTTATCTTTGTGGTTGACGAAAAACAACATGCTATTTACAAGAGGGATGGCAATGATTTAGTAGTGAACCAGGAGATAACACTGCTGGAGGCCCTAACAGGTAAGACCCTTGACCTGACTACCCTCGATGGTAGGGATCTGATGATCCCACTAACAGATATAGTCAAACCTGGTGCTGAGGTAGTGGTCCCAAATGAAGGAATGCCAATTTCAAGAGAACCTGGGAAGAAGGGCAACTTGAGAATTAAAATAGATGTAAGGTATCCATCGAGACTTACCTCAGAACAGAAATCTGAGCTAAGAAGAGTTTTGGGAGGAATTTCATGA
- the LOC8258166 gene encoding calcium-dependent protein kinase 10: MGNCNTCVRPDTSPDTKTHRTNQRRKKKSKDGKPNPYSDNTIPSPAPIRVLKDVIPLSHRTRIGDKYILGRELGRGEFGITYLCTDRETKDGLACKSISKRKLRTAVDIEDVRREVAIMSNLPDHPNIVKLKATYEDNENVHLVMELCEGGELFDRIVARGHYSERAAANVARTIAEVVRMCHENGVMHRDLKPENFLFANKKENSVLKAIDFGLSVFFKPGERFSEIVGSPYYMAPEVLKRNYGPEVDVWSAGVILYILLCGVPPFWAETEQGVALAILRGQIDFKREPWPQISDSAKSLVRQMLEADPKKRLTAQQVLDHSWLQNAKKAPNVPLGDIVRTRLKQFSLMNRFKKKALRVIAEHLLVEEVEVIKDMFALMDTDNDGKVTYNELRAGLRKVGSQLAEPEIKMLMEAADVDGNGVLDYGEFVAVTIHLQKMENDEHIRRAFMFFDKDGSGYIELEELREALADEYGETDNDVLHDILREVDTDKDGCISYEEFVVMMKAGTDWRKASRQYSRERFKSLSLNLMKDGSLQLHDGLTGQCYAV; this comes from the exons ATGGGTAACTGCAACACATGTGTAAGACCGGACACAAGTCCAGACACAAAAACTCACCGTACAAACCAGAGACGCAAAAAGAAGTCAAAAGATGGAAAACCCAACCCATATTCAGACAATACAATCCCTTCACCAGCTCCGATCCGGGTCTTGAAAGACGTGATTCCACTTAGCCACAGGACTCGGATCGGCGATAAGTATATATTAGGCAGAGAACTTGGTCGTGGAGAATTTGGTATAACATATTTATGTACTGATAGAgaaactaaagatggattAGCATGTAAGTCGATTTCAAAGAGAAAACTAAGGACAGCTGTTGATATAGAAGATGTGAGAAGAGAAGTTGCTATTATGTCAAATTTACCTGACCATCCTAATATAGTGAAGTTGAAAGCTACTTATGAGGATAATGAAAATGTCCATCTGGTTATGGAGTTATGTGAAGGAGGTGAATTGTTTGATAGGATTGTTGCTAGAGGTCATTATAGTGAAAGAGCTGCTGCTAATGTTGCTAGAACTATTGCTGAAGTTGTCAGGATGTGTCATGAGAATGGCGTTATGCATAGAGACTTGAAGCCTGAGAATTTCCTTTTTGCTAATAAAAAGGAGAACTCTGTTCTTAAAGCTATTGATTTCGGTCTCTCCGTGTTTTTCAAGCCag GGGAGAGATTTTCAGAGATTGTTGGGAGTCCATATTACATGGCGCCGGAAGTGTTGAAGCGGAATTATGGACCGGAGGTTGATGTGTGGAGTGCTGGAGtaatactttatattttattatgtggTGTTCCTCCATTTTGGGCAG AGACTGAGCAGGGTGTTGCTCTGGCAATTTTGAGGGGACAGATTGATTTTAAGAGGGAACCATGGCCTCAGATTTCAGATAGTGCTAAGAGTCTTGTACGGCAGATGTTGGAGGCAGATCCCAAAAAGCGCTTGACGGCTCAGCAGGTGCTTG ATCATTCCTGGTTACAAAATGCTAAGAAGGCTCCAAATGTCCCATTGGGAGACATTGTGAGGACAAGGTTAAAGCAGTTTTCATTGATGAATAGGTTTAAGAAGAAAGCATTGCGG GTAATTGCGGAACATTTATTGGTTGAAGAGGTTGAAGTAATCAAAGACATGTTTGCATTGATGGATACTGATAATGATGGTAAAGTGACATATAATGAGCTAAGGGCTGGTCTTCGCAAGGTTGGTTCCCAACTGGCTGAACCAGAGATAAAGATGCTGATGGAAGCG GCTGATGTTGATGGGAATGGAGTACTGGACTATGGAGAATTTGTGGCTGTAACAATTCACTTACAGAAGATGGAGAATGATGAGCATATCCGCCGGGCGTTTATGTTTTTTGATAAAGATGGTAGTGGGTATATAGAATTGGAGGAGCTACGAGAGGCTTTAGCAGATGAATATGGTGAAACTGACAACGATGTGCTGCATGACATCTTGCGTGAAGTTGACACTGACAAG gATGGATGCATCAGTTATGAAGAATTTGTTGTTATGATGAAAGCTGGAACTGATTGGAGAAAGGCATCTCGGCAGTATTCCAGAGAGAGATTCAAGagtttgagccttaacctcaTGAAAGATGGTTCATTACAGCTCCATGATGGGCTCACCGGTCAATGTTATGCAGTCTAA
- the LOC8258165 gene encoding pentatricopeptide repeat-containing protein At1g18900 isoform X2 gives MLRAKQLSNLSSNARSFFLSGSRCSTSDGSSCTCSEDESCLPRRQQTRNNAVLAQRGPALVPKASARVSQTSLLGDAGKLLVPHKVESVECPTLPQVVSAPISIRKSDCVSYASGIDAVENDIPYSSPPISDQFFKAGIAAVSFLSDLVNYKLPITDGSGINSPKNCMVDPTRPQSTVRSSNVKPIRRENCSKVYPKASPEAAVSSSTSNYDSTRDKSEKSSFIKGSKRVSNTPAGNSVKTCSIASDTCDRRIIPQKSKGQSNRSTANFNANVQTVQTSDTKYGEYVAEDYRKPPRETKMPVVRVPSTRRFASNGHIVENVAHILRQIRWGPAAEEALANLNYSMDPYQANQVLKQLQDHTVALNFFYWLKRQPGFNHDGHTYTTMVGILGRAKQFGAINKLLDQMVKDGCQPNVVTYNRLIHSYGRANYLNDAVDVFNEMQRVGCEPDRVTYCTLIDIHAKAGFLDFALEMYQRMQAAGLSPDTFTYSVIINCLGKAGHLAAAHKLFCEMVEQGCVPNLVTYNIMIALQAKARNYQSALKLYRDMQSAGFQPDKVTYSIVMEVLGHCGYLDEAEAVFSEMKRKNWVPDEPVYGLLVDLWGKAGNVEKAWQWYQTMLNTGLRPNVPTCNSLLSAFLRVHKLADAYNLLQSMLELGLNPSLQTYTLLLSCCTEARSPYDMGIYCELMAVTGHPAHMFLLSLPSAGPDGQNVRDHASKFLDLMHSEDRESKRGLVDAVVDFLHKSGLKEEAGSVWEVAAQRNVYPDAVKEKGSCYWLINLHVMSDGTAVTALSRTLAWFRQQMLVSGISPSRIDIVTGWGRRSRVTGSSMVRQAVQELLHIFSFPFFTENGNSGCFVGCGEPLNRWLLQPYVDRMHLL, from the coding sequence ATGTTACGGGCAAAGCAGCTTAGTAACCTTTCTAGTAATGCAAGGTCATTTTTTCTTAGCGGATCACGGTGTAGTACATCAGATGGTAGTTCATGCACTTGCTCTGAGGATGAATCCTGCCTTCCAAGAAGGCAGCAAACAAGAAATAATGCTGTACTTGCACAGAGAGGACCCGCGTTAGTACCCAAAGCTTCAGCAAGGGTATCACAAACTTCTCTATTGGGAGATGCTGGAAAATTGTTGGTTCCTCACAAAGTTGAGAGTGTTGAATGCCCAACTCTGCCGCAAGTTGTGTCTGCTCCAATTTCTATTAGGAAATCAGATTGTGTTAGCTATGCTAGTGGCATTGATGCTGTCGAGAATGATATTCCATACTCTTCGCCTCCAATTTCAGATCAGTTTTTCAAAGCAGGTATTGCGGCAGTTAGTTTTCTATCTGATTTGGTAAACTACAAACTTCCGATAACTGATGGAAGTGGAATAAACTCACCTAAAAACTGCATGGTTGACCCCACCAGGCCACAGTCTACTGTAAGATCTTCAAATGTGAAGCCTATCAGGAGAGAGAACTGTTCTAAAGTTTATCCAAAAGCATCTCCAGAGGCAGCAGTGTCTTCCAGTACCAGTAACTATGACAGCACAAGGGATAAAAGTGAGAAATCAAGTTTTATCAAGGGTTCCAAACGTGTTTCAAATACTCCTGCTGGTAATTCAGTGAAAACTTGTAGCATAGCTTCAGATACATGTGATAGAAGGATTATACCTCAGAAATCAAAAGGTCAATCGAATCGGTCCACCGCAAATTTTAATGCCAATGTACAAACTGTACAGACTTCAGATACAAAATATGGGGAGTACGTTGCTGAAGATTATAGAAAACCCCCAAGAGAGACTAAAATGCCAGTAGTAAGGGTGCCAAGTACCAGACGTTTTGCAAGCAATGGGCACATTGTAGAAAATGTTGCTCACATACTGAGACAAATAAGGTGGGGTCCTGCCGCAGAGGAGGCTCTTGCAAATCTTAATTATTCAATGGACCCATACCAAGCAAACCAAGTGCTAAAGCAGCTTCAAGATCATACAGTTGCacttaactttttttattggttGAAACGGCAACCTGGGTTCAACCATGATGGGCATACTTATACGACTATGGTTGGCATCCTTGGCCGTGCAAAGCAGTTTGGAGCAATTAACAAATTGCTTGACCAGATGGTCAAGGATGGATGCCAACCTAATGTTGTAACTTATAACCGTCTTATTCACAGTTATGGTCGTGCAAATTACCTGAATGATGCAGTTGATGTATTCAATGAAATGCAGAGGGTAGGATGTGAACCTGATCGCGTTACATACTGCACACTCATTGATATTCATGCAAAAGCTGGGTTTCTTGACTTTGCCTTGGAGATGTATCAGAGAATGCAAGCAGCTGGTCTTTCTCCTGACACATTCACTTATAGTGTTATTATAAACTGCCTTGGGAAAGCTGGCCATTTGGCTGCTGCCCACAAGCTATTTTGTGAGATGGTTGAACAAGGTTGTGTTCCTAACTTAGTTACCTACAATATCATGATTGCTTTGCAAGCTAAGGCAAGGAATTACCAGAGTGCATTAAAGCTTTATCGTGACATGCAAAGTGCTGGATTTCAACCTGACAAAGTAACTTATAGTATAGTTATGGAGGTGCTTGGACATTGTGGCTATCTTGATGAAGCAGAAGCAGTTTTTTCTGAGATGAAAAGGAAGAACTGGGTGCCTGATGAACCTGTCTATGGTCTTCTGGTAGACTTGTGGGGAAAGGCTGGGAATGTTGAAAAGGCTTGGCAATGGTATCAGACCATGCTTAACACTGGTTTGCGCCCGAATGTGCCAACATGTAATTCTCTTCTTAGTGCATTTCTACGGGTTCACAAGCTAGCAGATGCTTATAACTTGCTTCAGAGCATGCTGGAATTGGGTCTAAATCCTTCTTTGCAGACTTATACATTGCTCCTCAGTTGTTGTACAGAGGCACGCTCACCATATGATATGGGGATTTATTGTGAGCTCATGGCCGTTACAGGACACCCTGCACACATGTTCCTGCTGTCTTTACCATCAGCTGGACCTGATGGTCAAAATGTTCGGGATCATGCAAGTAAGTTCTTGGATCTGATGCATAGTGAAGATAGAGAGAGCAAAAGAGGACTTGTAGATGCTGTGGTTGATTTCCTTCACAAGTCAGGGCTCAAGGAGGAGGCTGGCTCAGTTTGGGAGGTGGCTGCTCAGAGGAATGTATATCCTGATGCTGTCAAAGAGAAAGGTTCTTGCTATTGGCTTATTAACCTGCATGTTATGTCTGATGGTACTGCTGTGACGGCACTGTCTAGGACGCTTGCTTGGTTTCGCCAGCAGATGCTAGTCTCTGGAATTAGTCCCAGTCGTATTGATATTGTGACTGGGTGGGGACGTCGAAGCAGGGTGACAGGATCTTCCATGGTGAGGCAGGCAGTTCAAGAATTGCTGCATATTTTCAGCTTCCCATTTTTCACCGAAAATGGCAACTCTGGGTGCTTTGTGGGGTGTGGGGAACCTCTCAACAGGTGGCTGCTCCAACCTTATGTTGACCGGATGCATCTACTGTAA
- the LOC8258165 gene encoding pentatricopeptide repeat-containing protein At1g18900 isoform X1: MGASFEIMLRAKQLSNLSSNARSFFLSGSRCSTSDGSSCTCSEDESCLPRRQQTRNNAVLAQRGPALVPKASARVSQTSLLGDAGKLLVPHKVESVECPTLPQVVSAPISIRKSDCVSYASGIDAVENDIPYSSPPISDQFFKAGIAAVSFLSDLVNYKLPITDGSGINSPKNCMVDPTRPQSTVRSSNVKPIRRENCSKVYPKASPEAAVSSSTSNYDSTRDKSEKSSFIKGSKRVSNTPAGNSVKTCSIASDTCDRRIIPQKSKGQSNRSTANFNANVQTVQTSDTKYGEYVAEDYRKPPRETKMPVVRVPSTRRFASNGHIVENVAHILRQIRWGPAAEEALANLNYSMDPYQANQVLKQLQDHTVALNFFYWLKRQPGFNHDGHTYTTMVGILGRAKQFGAINKLLDQMVKDGCQPNVVTYNRLIHSYGRANYLNDAVDVFNEMQRVGCEPDRVTYCTLIDIHAKAGFLDFALEMYQRMQAAGLSPDTFTYSVIINCLGKAGHLAAAHKLFCEMVEQGCVPNLVTYNIMIALQAKARNYQSALKLYRDMQSAGFQPDKVTYSIVMEVLGHCGYLDEAEAVFSEMKRKNWVPDEPVYGLLVDLWGKAGNVEKAWQWYQTMLNTGLRPNVPTCNSLLSAFLRVHKLADAYNLLQSMLELGLNPSLQTYTLLLSCCTEARSPYDMGIYCELMAVTGHPAHMFLLSLPSAGPDGQNVRDHASKFLDLMHSEDRESKRGLVDAVVDFLHKSGLKEEAGSVWEVAAQRNVYPDAVKEKGSCYWLINLHVMSDGTAVTALSRTLAWFRQQMLVSGISPSRIDIVTGWGRRSRVTGSSMVRQAVQELLHIFSFPFFTENGNSGCFVGCGEPLNRWLLQPYVDRMHLL, translated from the exons ATGGGGGCCTCATTTGAG ATCATGTTACGGGCAAAGCAGCTTAGTAACCTTTCTAGTAATGCAAGGTCATTTTTTCTTAGCGGATCACGGTGTAGTACATCAGATGGTAGTTCATGCACTTGCTCTGAGGATGAATCCTGCCTTCCAAGAAGGCAGCAAACAAGAAATAATGCTGTACTTGCACAGAGAGGACCCGCGTTAGTACCCAAAGCTTCAGCAAGGGTATCACAAACTTCTCTATTGGGAGATGCTGGAAAATTGTTGGTTCCTCACAAAGTTGAGAGTGTTGAATGCCCAACTCTGCCGCAAGTTGTGTCTGCTCCAATTTCTATTAGGAAATCAGATTGTGTTAGCTATGCTAGTGGCATTGATGCTGTCGAGAATGATATTCCATACTCTTCGCCTCCAATTTCAGATCAGTTTTTCAAAGCAGGTATTGCGGCAGTTAGTTTTCTATCTGATTTGGTAAACTACAAACTTCCGATAACTGATGGAAGTGGAATAAACTCACCTAAAAACTGCATGGTTGACCCCACCAGGCCACAGTCTACTGTAAGATCTTCAAATGTGAAGCCTATCAGGAGAGAGAACTGTTCTAAAGTTTATCCAAAAGCATCTCCAGAGGCAGCAGTGTCTTCCAGTACCAGTAACTATGACAGCACAAGGGATAAAAGTGAGAAATCAAGTTTTATCAAGGGTTCCAAACGTGTTTCAAATACTCCTGCTGGTAATTCAGTGAAAACTTGTAGCATAGCTTCAGATACATGTGATAGAAGGATTATACCTCAGAAATCAAAAGGTCAATCGAATCGGTCCACCGCAAATTTTAATGCCAATGTACAAACTGTACAGACTTCAGATACAAAATATGGGGAGTACGTTGCTGAAGATTATAGAAAACCCCCAAGAGAGACTAAAATGCCAGTAGTAAGGGTGCCAAGTACCAGACGTTTTGCAAGCAATGGGCACATTGTAGAAAATGTTGCTCACATACTGAGACAAATAAGGTGGGGTCCTGCCGCAGAGGAGGCTCTTGCAAATCTTAATTATTCAATGGACCCATACCAAGCAAACCAAGTGCTAAAGCAGCTTCAAGATCATACAGTTGCacttaactttttttattggttGAAACGGCAACCTGGGTTCAACCATGATGGGCATACTTATACGACTATGGTTGGCATCCTTGGCCGTGCAAAGCAGTTTGGAGCAATTAACAAATTGCTTGACCAGATGGTCAAGGATGGATGCCAACCTAATGTTGTAACTTATAACCGTCTTATTCACAGTTATGGTCGTGCAAATTACCTGAATGATGCAGTTGATGTATTCAATGAAATGCAGAGGGTAGGATGTGAACCTGATCGCGTTACATACTGCACACTCATTGATATTCATGCAAAAGCTGGGTTTCTTGACTTTGCCTTGGAGATGTATCAGAGAATGCAAGCAGCTGGTCTTTCTCCTGACACATTCACTTATAGTGTTATTATAAACTGCCTTGGGAAAGCTGGCCATTTGGCTGCTGCCCACAAGCTATTTTGTGAGATGGTTGAACAAGGTTGTGTTCCTAACTTAGTTACCTACAATATCATGATTGCTTTGCAAGCTAAGGCAAGGAATTACCAGAGTGCATTAAAGCTTTATCGTGACATGCAAAGTGCTGGATTTCAACCTGACAAAGTAACTTATAGTATAGTTATGGAGGTGCTTGGACATTGTGGCTATCTTGATGAAGCAGAAGCAGTTTTTTCTGAGATGAAAAGGAAGAACTGGGTGCCTGATGAACCTGTCTATGGTCTTCTGGTAGACTTGTGGGGAAAGGCTGGGAATGTTGAAAAGGCTTGGCAATGGTATCAGACCATGCTTAACACTGGTTTGCGCCCGAATGTGCCAACATGTAATTCTCTTCTTAGTGCATTTCTACGGGTTCACAAGCTAGCAGATGCTTATAACTTGCTTCAGAGCATGCTGGAATTGGGTCTAAATCCTTCTTTGCAGACTTATACATTGCTCCTCAGTTGTTGTACAGAGGCACGCTCACCATATGATATGGGGATTTATTGTGAGCTCATGGCCGTTACAGGACACCCTGCACACATGTTCCTGCTGTCTTTACCATCAGCTGGACCTGATGGTCAAAATGTTCGGGATCATGCAAGTAAGTTCTTGGATCTGATGCATAGTGAAGATAGAGAGAGCAAAAGAGGACTTGTAGATGCTGTGGTTGATTTCCTTCACAAGTCAGGGCTCAAGGAGGAGGCTGGCTCAGTTTGGGAGGTGGCTGCTCAGAGGAATGTATATCCTGATGCTGTCAAAGAGAAAGGTTCTTGCTATTGGCTTATTAACCTGCATGTTATGTCTGATGGTACTGCTGTGACGGCACTGTCTAGGACGCTTGCTTGGTTTCGCCAGCAGATGCTAGTCTCTGGAATTAGTCCCAGTCGTATTGATATTGTGACTGGGTGGGGACGTCGAAGCAGGGTGACAGGATCTTCCATGGTGAGGCAGGCAGTTCAAGAATTGCTGCATATTTTCAGCTTCCCATTTTTCACCGAAAATGGCAACTCTGGGTGCTTTGTGGGGTGTGGGGAACCTCTCAACAGGTGGCTGCTCCAACCTTATGTTGACCGGATGCATCTACTGTAA